DNA sequence from the Patescibacteria group bacterium genome:
TTTATCGCCGTATTTTTGGCGCGCTCCCGCTAGGGTTGCTTTGATTTCGGTCGGATGATGGGCGTAGTCGTCAATAATAGTTGCGCCCCGGAATTGTCCCATCGTTTGCATACGACGAGCGGTGCCTTCGAAATTTTCGAGATGGGTACGGATGTCGACTAAGTCGATTTCCAATTCAGCGCAGGTCGCTATTACGGCTAAAGCATTATAGATACTATGTTGTCCGGAAAGTTGAATGCTAAATTCTCCCAAGTTGGTGTCACCCACTTCATCGTCTTCATCAAAACTACTCACGCCGATCTTAACTTTAAAAACCTGCCGATCCCCTTCTTGTTTAATATCATAAGCCATGTAATCTGCTGATTCATTGATAGCATAACTCACGACGCGTCCACGACAATTCACATTGGCAATTTTGCGGATGAATTTGTCATCAAAATTCGCAACCAAAAAACCTTTGCTAGAAATTTTTTGAATAAAATCGACAAAAACCTGAACATAACTTTCTTCGGTCGGAAAATAATCCGGGTGATCGTAATCGATATTATTTAGTAAAACTATTTTGGGATTAAAATATTGTAATTTATTCTGATACTCATCGGCCTCGATAATTAAATAGCTAGAATGACCATTCAATGACGCGCCATCAAACTGAGGCACGCGCGCTCCCACCATCACACTTGGCGACTTCCCCGCTCTATCCATCACATAACCCAACCAGGCCGACGTCGTAGTCTTGCCATGGGAGCCAATGACGGCGATACCATGCTTTTGATTAAAGACTAGGCCAAGTGCCTCAGCGTATTTCAAGACTTTATGTTTTGATGACATGGCCACAGCTAATTCTGGATTAGTTTTTTCGTTATAAGCAGTTGAGTAGATAATTAAATCTGTGTCTATTGGAATATTTTTCTCGTCAAAGCCTTTGAAGACTTTAATGCCTTCTTTTTCTAACACTTCATCAGTCATAAAAATTTCATCAATATCCGAGCCAGAAACTTCCATGCTGATGTTGTTTAAATATTGTGCCAACATCGTCATGCCAACACCCTTGATGCCGATCATGTAGATTTTTTTGATTTTATTTAGGTCCATATGTTTAATGAGTCATTCTGGAAGGAGCGAAGTGACTGATAGAATCTTCCGATGTTTTATAAAAGGAGTGTTGATATATTTTCTTTTTTAACATTGGAAGATCCTATCGCTTGCGCTCCAGGATGACAGATTTTTATCTTATTAATTTCTTAATTTCCTCCACAATCTTCCCTCCCGCATTTGTCTTAATAATCCCTTGAATATTCTTACTCAATTCTTCGCGCAATTCTTGATTACTGAAAATATTCAAAATATTATCCATGAAAATTCGTGCATCGATTTCTTTTTGATTTAAGACAATCGCGCCTTTTTTGTCGGCGAAGACTTGGGCGTTTTCTTCTTGATGTGAATCTGGCATTGGGATTAAAATGGCTGGCTTGCCCAAGTATGAAAGTTCAGTGAGGACGCCGATGCCACAGCGAGAAATAACTAATTCAGCGGCAGTAAATGATTTAAGCATGCCCGTAGTATCAAGGAATTCGAAGGCTTTGTAATTTGGAAGGTCGAAATTTTTGTCCGCGGTGTTCATGCGGTCTTTGCCGGTGATGTGGACGATTTGGAATTTTTTTAGTAATTCAGGTAAATTATCAAGAACCATTTTGTTGATAAAATCAGAGCCAGTGCCACCGCCGAGGATAAGAATAATCGGCATGTCTTTACGGAAGCCTAATTTTTCAATTGCCTCCCTCTTGGTCATATTTAAGGTGCTCATGATACCGCGGACGGGATTGCCAGTGCGGACCGCTTTGCGACCGTAGTCATCCAGGGATTTTTCAAAAGTAACTGTAATTACTGTCGCAAAATAGGACATGATTTTATTGGCCAAGCCAGGGCGCATATCTAATTGATGAATTAAAATTGGAATACGTAAAACCCAAGCGGCGCAGACTACGGGCACACTGACAAAAGAGCCGGCGGTGATAACAATATCCGGACGCCATTTAATGAGGTAAAATAATGATTGATAAAAACCATATTTAATAAAAAATGGATCAATGAAATTTTGCCAGGACCAATAGCGTCGTAGTTTTCCCCATTTGATTGCTTTGAAAGTAATTTTTTCGCGCTCCATTAAAAACTTTTCTGGTCCTTCGGCTGTGCCAATCCAGCGGACTTCAAAATTAATGTCTGGTGTGGATTTTTTTAATTCGTCGTAGATAGCCAAAACCGGCACGACTGAACCGCCTGTTCCTCCACCGGTTAATAATATTTTTTTTGTTGTTTTTTCGTTCATAAATTTAAGAAGTTGTTTGTTTAGAAATATTCATTAAAACTCCCAGCGCAGCCAAGGCAGTCAGAATTGCAGACCCCCCGTAACTAATTAATGGCAGGGGTACACCGGTCATGGGCATAATGTTAATTAGACCACCGATATTTACTACCATCTGAATTGTTATCCAGCTAACGACACCGATAGCTAAAATTTTGCCAAAATCATCTGGGGCGTTGGCAGAAATTTTGTAACCGCGATAAAAAATATACAGGTAAGTTAAAACTAAGCCGATTGAATAAAATAAACCCACCTCTTCGGCAATAACGGCAAAAATAAAGTCACTCGATACTTCTGGCAGATACATATATTTTTGTTTGCTACCGCTAATCCCCCGTCCCCAGACACCACCGGAACCGACAGCAATTAGGGATTGATTGATTTGATAACAAACGTCGTTCTTGCTGAAATTCGGATCGGCAACGCATTTAAATCGATTCATCTGGTATGGCTTAATTTGCACCAGGATAAATACTCCCAAAATGGCTGCCAGAAAAATATACAAGATATGCTTGGTTTTACCGCCACCGACAAAATAAACCACCATTGAGGTCATGCCTACAATTGATAGGGTTCCTAAATCTGGTTGCAAAAGCATTAAAAATGCAATTAATCCTAAAACGGCTAAAAATGGTCCAATGCCTTGGTGGGCATTATGCAAATCCTTTTTGCGCGCTTCAAGCCAAGCAGCTAGATAAAGCAAGAAGGATAATTTTACAAACTCGGATGGTTGCAAAGAGAAACCAAAGACATTAATCCAGCTATGGGCTGTGCCGTAGTCGGCGCTTAAACCGGGTATAAATACTAAAACCAGTAAAAAAATAGAAAAGAATAAAAAGCCAGCGGCGTACTTTTTCAAGCGACGGTAGTCAAAATTAGTAAAAAACCAAAAAGCGGCCACACCGGCTGCTATGGCAAATAATTGATGTTTAAAATAATAATACGGATCACCGAATTTTTCATAAGCGACAATTGATGAGGCACTAGATAAACTTAATAGGCCGAACAAAACTATGCCCACAATGGCGATGAGTAAGCCTTTATCAAGGGAGTGATAGCCTGGTTTTGATGTGATCGGTTTGCGCATAAAAAATTACATTGTCTTGTCTGATAAAAATAATACCAAGCCAATTGTGGCGGCGACACCAGAGATTACCCAAAAGCGCATGACAATCTTAGCTTCGATCCAGCCTTTGGCTTCGAAATGATGATGAATTGGAGAAGAGAGGAAGACTTTTTTGCCGTTACGTAATTTTTTGGAAGTTAATTGAATAATAACTGATAGAGATTCGATAACAAAGATTAAGCCAATAACCGGTAAAATCAAAGCTGTATTGGTTAGCATGGCGATAACACCCAGAGTAACACCCAGGCTCATTGCCCCAGTGTCCCCCATGTAAAAGCGCGCCGGCATAATATTGAACCATAAAAATCCCAGCAAGGCCCCGACGATGACACCGCAAAAAACTGCTAAATCATATTTGCCCATGGAAAAAGCGATAACCGCATAAGCGGCAAAAGAAGTTAATAAGGCGCCACCAGCCAAGCCATCAAGGCCGTCGGTTAAATTAACCGAATGAGCTGTTGCCACGATTACCAATATAAAAATCAAAATATATGACCAGCCTAATTTTACTAAGCCAACAAAGGGAATATGAAATAAGTCCCAATCAAGCTTGAAATAGAACCATAAAGCCCCAATCAGGGCAATGACGGCGTAAATTGCAAAACGATGTTTCATGTTTAAACCACCGCCACCTTTGACACCACTCCCCCTAATATCTAACCAGTCATCAAATAAACCAACAAGCGCAGTGGCAACCAGGGCACCCAAGGGTAAAAGAGTTTGTTCGCGCGATAAAAAATTCAAACTGACAAAAATGCTATTAGGAAACAGATCAGCTAAATAATAAATTGAAAGCGAAAAAATTAAAACGGTCATCCAGATTAGGATACCGCCCATGGTTGGTGTGCCGGCTTTGTGTAAATGCAATTTGGAAAAAATCGGTGTCTCGCCGCTGTTACGGATGTTTTTGCCCAATTTGTATTTATACAAAAAATGTGTGAACAATGGCGTCCAAGCCATTGTGAAGATAAAAGCTAAGCCCGTGAATAGCAAAACTTTGATTGTGTTAAAATCGTTTGTCATAATTTTTGTTTTATTTATTGTCCAAAATTAACAATATACAGAGAAATAATCGCCATTACCAAGATGATATTGGCAAAAAAAGCCGACCCTAAAAGAGTGTAGGCGATAAAAGTTCTGTCTTTTTTGTTGTTAATAAAAGATAGAATTAAAAAATTAAGGATAAAAACAAATAAGCCGAATATGGGGAGAATATATAATTTTTTCGCTTCTCCGTAAAGGTCAATTCCCTTCTCTACGTTATAATGTAAGGCAATATTGTCAGCACCTGCCAAAACAACGGCTTTATGCACTATAACCCAAATAATGATATTGATAGCTATAATCGCAATAATAAAAAAGCGAACATAGGTAGCAGAAAATAGTTCACTTAAATAATTTTCAACATCATCTTTTTTAAAGTAAAAAAAGTCTAAAAATTTGGAAAACATACAGCAAAAAATCTTATCCACTAATTGCGGATTTTGTTAAAACTTCTAAATAAAAAATAACATATATTCCATAAAAAAACAAATTTTATTCTTTGGTGATAAGCGGTTGTGAATTAATAATATTTCAAAAAAAACAATTTTGTGGTATAATAAAAAATAATTAAACCTGTGTATAAATAAATCCCTCATGTTTTCAAAAAAGCAATTAAAAAATATTCTTTTGAGTGCGGAAATTATTTCCGCTGATGACTTTGAGAAGTTATCAGCGGAGGCAATTAGCCTTGGTAAGCCACTTGAGAATTTATTAGTCGAAAAGAAAATTACTTCTTCTTTGGCTATATGTGAAAATGCGGCCAGCTATTACAAGCTGCCCTTTATTGATTTAAAAAACCAAAATATTCGTAAAGATGTTTTATTTTCAATTCCAGAACCAATTGCTTCTGCGCACGAAATTATTGCCTTTGACTCTGATGGCAAGGATTTAAAACTAGCCTTGATAAATCCGGAAAATATCCAGATTATTGAATTTATTAAGAAAAAAACTGGTCTAAATCCAGTGCTTTATGTTACCACCTCTGACAGTATTCATGACACTTTAAAGCAATATCACAAAAGTCTAAAGGCGGAATTCGATTATTTGTCCGATGAACAAAAAGAGGAT
Encoded proteins:
- the mraY gene encoding phospho-N-acetylmuramoyl-pentapeptide-transferase, which encodes MTNDFNTIKVLLFTGLAFIFTMAWTPLFTHFLYKYKLGKNIRNSGETPIFSKLHLHKAGTPTMGGILIWMTVLIFSLSIYYLADLFPNSIFVSLNFLSREQTLLPLGALVATALVGLFDDWLDIRGSGVKGGGGLNMKHRFAIYAVIALIGALWFYFKLDWDLFHIPFVGLVKLGWSYILIFILVIVATAHSVNLTDGLDGLAGGALLTSFAAYAVIAFSMGKYDLAVFCGVIVGALLGFLWFNIMPARFYMGDTGAMSLGVTLGVIAMLTNTALILPVIGLIFVIESLSVIIQLTSKKLRNGKKVFLSSPIHHHFEAKGWIEAKIVMRFWVISGVAATIGLVLFLSDKTM
- the murC gene encoding UDP-N-acetylmuramate--L-alanine ligase, whose translation is MDLNKIKKIYMIGIKGVGMTMLAQYLNNISMEVSGSDIDEIFMTDEVLEKEGIKVFKGFDEKNIPIDTDLIIYSTAYNEKTNPELAVAMSSKHKVLKYAEALGLVFNQKHGIAVIGSHGKTTTSAWLGYVMDRAGKSPSVMVGARVPQFDGASLNGHSSYLIIEADEYQNKLQYFNPKIVLLNNIDYDHPDYFPTEESYVQVFVDFIQKISSKGFLVANFDDKFIRKIANVNCRGRVVSYAINESADYMAYDIKQEGDRQVFKVKIGVSSFDEDDEVGDTNLGEFSIQLSGQHSIYNALAVIATCAELEIDLVDIRTHLENFEGTARRMQTMGQFRGATIIDDYAHHPTEIKATLAGARQKYGDKKIKVVFHPHTYTRTKALLNDFATSFGDADELIVLDIYGSAREEQGGVHSKDLVNIITKQLDRQLACKPRTAHLRKAKHIPTLAECEAYLRGDIDRGDIVILMGAGDIFRIGENLVK
- the murG gene encoding undecaprenyldiphospho-muramoylpentapeptide beta-N-acetylglucosaminyltransferase is translated as MNEKTTKKILLTGGGTGGSVVPVLAIYDELKKSTPDINFEVRWIGTAEGPEKFLMEREKITFKAIKWGKLRRYWSWQNFIDPFFIKYGFYQSLFYLIKWRPDIVITAGSFVSVPVVCAAWVLRIPILIHQLDMRPGLANKIMSYFATVITVTFEKSLDDYGRKAVRTGNPVRGIMSTLNMTKREAIEKLGFRKDMPIILILGGGTGSDFINKMVLDNLPELLKKFQIVHITGKDRMNTADKNFDLPNYKAFEFLDTTGMLKSFTAAELVISRCGIGVLTELSYLGKPAILIPMPDSHQEENAQVFADKKGAIVLNQKEIDARIFMDNILNIFSNQELREELSKNIQGIIKTNAGGKIVEEIKKLIR
- the ftsW gene encoding putative lipid II flippase FtsW — translated: MRKPITSKPGYHSLDKGLLIAIVGIVLFGLLSLSSASSIVAYEKFGDPYYYFKHQLFAIAAGVAAFWFFTNFDYRRLKKYAAGFLFFSIFLLVLVFIPGLSADYGTAHSWINVFGFSLQPSEFVKLSFLLYLAAWLEARKKDLHNAHQGIGPFLAVLGLIAFLMLLQPDLGTLSIVGMTSMVVYFVGGGKTKHILYIFLAAILGVFILVQIKPYQMNRFKCVADPNFSKNDVCYQINQSLIAVGSGGVWGRGISGSKQKYMYLPEVSSDFIFAVIAEEVGLFYSIGLVLTYLYIFYRGYKISANAPDDFGKILAIGVVSWITIQMVVNIGGLINIMPMTGVPLPLISYGGSAILTALAALGVLMNISKQTTS